In the genome of Candidatus Omnitrophota bacterium, one region contains:
- a CDS encoding 4Fe-4S binding protein: MKVKKSVIFRRSSQVFFLLLFLYILWTTTYPLKGAFNADMFFKTDPNIMLAVALSERTIVAGLVLAFIIPVLTLIFGRFFCGWVCPFGTVIDAAGSLRRKKKALSDGVNARIRNIKYVLLAVSIAAAVLGHQYAWVLDPIAMMGRFISINLIPAVTGVVEKTFIFTMRDLGFRPEWLYSFYRALKGSFLGVETYVFANSAPILAMFALIMAFAAWVPRSWCRAICPLGAIYALLARYALLARTVERCTQCGMCSRDCRMGAIKDDLDYVKGECILCMDCVYTCAPGRIRFRFLPARGQGGHKTLVRQGGKGAISRADFILLMIGSILASGLKWAFKVPRKLIRPPGSQDEKAFVDKCVRCANCMKICPTKVLQPAFLESGPGGLWTPHLVNEIGYCEYNCDLCGRVCPTGAIPRLGLEEKKRAKLGLARVDRAKCIAWSAGMECLVCEEHCPVSHKAIKIDNVIVNGVVLGRPVVDEDLCIGCGICQNKCPVRPQRAIVVDPQK, from the coding sequence CTCTAAAAGGCGCCTTTAACGCGGATATGTTCTTCAAGACCGATCCGAATATCATGCTGGCGGTGGCTTTGAGCGAAAGGACCATCGTGGCGGGACTGGTGCTGGCTTTTATAATACCTGTACTGACCTTGATATTCGGACGTTTTTTCTGCGGCTGGGTATGTCCGTTCGGTACCGTAATAGACGCGGCCGGTAGCTTAAGGCGGAAAAAGAAAGCGCTTTCGGACGGGGTGAACGCCCGTATAAGGAACATAAAGTACGTGCTCCTCGCGGTGAGCATAGCCGCGGCGGTGTTGGGACACCAGTACGCGTGGGTGCTCGATCCCATAGCCATGATGGGAAGGTTCATATCGATCAACCTTATCCCTGCTGTTACCGGCGTTGTGGAAAAGACGTTCATCTTCACCATGCGTGACCTTGGGTTCAGGCCGGAGTGGCTGTATTCTTTCTACCGGGCCCTCAAGGGGTCTTTCCTCGGGGTAGAGACGTATGTTTTCGCGAATTCCGCGCCCATACTGGCCATGTTCGCGCTTATTATGGCATTCGCGGCCTGGGTGCCGCGTTCATGGTGCAGGGCCATATGCCCCCTTGGCGCTATCTATGCCCTTTTGGCCAGATACGCGTTGCTGGCCAGGACGGTCGAGAGATGTACCCAATGCGGTATGTGTTCCCGGGACTGCCGTATGGGCGCGATAAAAGATGACCTCGACTATGTTAAGGGGGAATGTATACTTTGCATGGATTGTGTGTATACCTGCGCTCCCGGACGGATCCGTTTCAGGTTTCTGCCGGCACGCGGGCAAGGCGGACATAAAACCTTAGTACGGCAGGGGGGTAAAGGAGCTATTTCCCGGGCGGACTTCATTCTTTTGATGATAGGCTCCATATTGGCCTCCGGGCTCAAATGGGCGTTCAAAGTCCCCCGGAAACTCATACGTCCGCCGGGTTCACAGGATGAAAAGGCTTTTGTGGATAAATGCGTGAGGTGCGCGAATTGTATGAAAATATGTCCGACAAAAGTTCTCCAACCGGCATTCCTGGAATCGGGGCCCGGAGGGCTATGGACGCCTCATCTTGTAAACGAGATAGGGTATTGCGAGTATAATTGTGATCTGTGCGGCAGGGTATGTCCAACCGGGGCTATCCCGCGCCTGGGGTTGGAAGAGAAGAAGCGCGCTAAACTGGGGCTTGCCCGTGTGGACAGGGCAAAATGTATCGCCTGGTCCGCCGGTATGGAGTGTCTTGTATGCGAAGAACATTGCCCCGTATCGCATAAGGCCATAAAGATCGACAATGTGATAGTGAACGGTGTTGTTCTTGGCAGACCGGTAGTGGATGAAGACCTTTGTATCGGTTGCGGTATATGC